One segment of Pseudomonas pohangensis DNA contains the following:
- a CDS encoding PaaI family thioesterase, with translation MAEDIDLRIDRLDVQGARARVPYQGKLVRPGGTLSGPTIMALADAAMYAVVLGRLGRVEMAVTANLNINFLSKPAALDLLAEARILRLSRRQAVCEVGIFSAGAEDELVAHVTGTYALPL, from the coding sequence ATGGCGGAGGATATTGATCTGCGGATCGATCGCCTGGATGTGCAGGGTGCCAGGGCGCGGGTGCCGTATCAGGGCAAGCTGGTGCGACCAGGCGGCACCTTGTCCGGGCCGACCATCATGGCGCTGGCCGATGCGGCCATGTATGCGGTGGTGCTGGGGCGGCTGGGGCGGGTCGAGATGGCGGTGACGGCCAATCTGAATATCAACTTTCTCAGCAAGCCGGCAGCGCTGGATTTGCTGGCGGAAGCGCGCATCCTGCGTCTGTCCCGGCGGCAGGCAGTCTGCGAGGTGGGAATTTTTTCGGCAGGCGCGGAGGATGAGCTGGTGGCGCACGTGACCGGCACCTATGCCTTGCCGCTTTGA